A single window of Synechococcus sp. C9 DNA harbors:
- the groL gene encoding chaperonin GroEL (60 kDa chaperone family; promotes refolding of misfolded polypeptides especially under stressful conditions; forms two stacked rings of heptamers to form a barrel-shaped 14mer; ends can be capped by GroES; misfolded proteins enter the barrel where they are refolded when GroES binds), which translates to MAKKILYYEEARRALERGMDILAESVAVTLGPKGRNVVLEKKFGAPQIVNDGVTIAKEIELEDHVENTGVALIRQAASKTNDVAGDGTTTATVLAHAMVKEGLRNVAAGANPIALKRGIDKATHFVVEKIASHARPVEDSKAIAQVASISAGNDEEVGKMIADAMDKVGKEGVISLEEGKSTTTELEVTEGMRFDKGYISPYFATDPERMETVQEDALILITDKKITLVQDLVPVLEQVARAGKPLLIIAEDIEKEALATLVVNKLRGVLNVAAVKAPGFGDRRKAMLQDIAVLTGGQVISEETGSKLDNVRMDMLGKARRVNITKDHTTIIAEGNEAAVKARCEQIRKQIEETDSTYDKEKLQERLAKLAGGVAVIKVGAATETEMKDKKLRLEDAINATKAAVEEGIVPGGGTTLAHLAPELEAWAKEHLSNEELTGALIVSRALTAPLMRIAENAGVNGAVIADQVKDKAFDVGYDAAQGTFRNMFEAGIVDPAKVTRSALQNAASIAGMVLTTECIVVDKPEPKEKAPAAPGGGDFDY; encoded by the coding sequence ATGGCTAAGAAAATTCTCTATTACGAAGAAGCTCGCCGCGCCCTAGAGCGGGGGATGGACATCCTGGCGGAATCCGTCGCCGTCACCCTCGGGCCCAAGGGGCGGAACGTGGTATTGGAAAAGAAATTCGGTGCGCCCCAAATCGTCAATGACGGGGTGACCATCGCCAAGGAAATCGAACTGGAAGACCATGTCGAAAACACGGGGGTAGCCCTGATCCGCCAAGCCGCCTCCAAAACCAACGATGTGGCCGGGGACGGGACAACCACCGCTACCGTATTGGCCCATGCGATGGTCAAAGAGGGGTTACGCAACGTGGCCGCTGGTGCTAATCCCATTGCCCTGAAGCGGGGGATTGACAAAGCTACCCATTTCGTAGTGGAAAAAATTGCCAGCCACGCCCGCCCGGTGGAAGACTCCAAAGCCATTGCCCAAGTGGCCTCCATCTCCGCCGGGAATGACGAGGAAGTGGGCAAGATGATCGCCGATGCGATGGACAAGGTGGGCAAGGAAGGGGTCATTTCCCTGGAAGAAGGCAAATCCACCACCACCGAACTGGAAGTCACCGAAGGGATGCGCTTTGACAAGGGGTACATTTCCCCCTACTTTGCCACCGACCCGGAGCGGATGGAAACCGTCCAGGAAGATGCCCTGATCCTGATCACCGACAAGAAAATTACCCTGGTGCAGGATTTGGTGCCGGTGCTGGAGCAAGTGGCGCGGGCGGGCAAACCGTTGTTGATCATCGCCGAGGATATTGAAAAAGAAGCCCTGGCGACCCTGGTGGTGAACAAACTGCGGGGCGTGTTGAACGTGGCCGCCGTGAAAGCCCCTGGGTTTGGCGACCGGCGCAAGGCCATGTTGCAGGACATCGCCGTGTTGACCGGTGGGCAAGTCATTTCCGAGGAAACCGGCTCCAAACTCGACAACGTGCGGATGGATATGCTGGGTAAAGCCCGGCGGGTGAACATCACCAAGGACCACACCACCATCATTGCGGAAGGGAATGAGGCGGCGGTGAAAGCCCGGTGCGAACAAATCCGCAAGCAAATCGAGGAAACCGACTCCACCTACGACAAGGAAAAACTGCAAGAACGCCTGGCGAAATTGGCGGGCGGGGTAGCGGTGATCAAAGTCGGTGCCGCCACGGAAACCGAAATGAAGGACAAAAAACTGCGCCTGGAGGATGCCATCAACGCCACCAAAGCCGCTGTGGAAGAGGGGATCGTCCCTGGGGGTGGTACCACCCTGGCGCACTTAGCTCCTGAGTTGGAAGCCTGGGCGAAGGAACACCTGAGCAACGAGGAATTGACCGGGGCGTTGATCGTCAGCCGTGCCTTGACCGCTCCCCTGATGCGGATTGCCGAAAACGCCGGGGTGAACGGGGCGGTGATTGCCGACCAGGTGAAGGACAAAGCCTTTGATGTGGGTTACGATGCCGCCCAAGGCACCTTCCGCAATATGTTTGAAGCGGGGATTGTGGACCCGGCCAAGGTGACCCGTTCGGCGTTACAAAATGCGGCTTCCATTGCGGGGATGGTGTTGACCACCGAATGTATTGTGGTGGACAAGCCGGAACCCAAGGAAAAGGCACCAGCGGCTCCCGGCGGCGGGGATTTTGACTACTAA
- a CDS encoding citrate synthase — MTSFACEYRPGLEGVPVTQSSISYVDGQQGILEYRGIPIQELAAKSSFLEVAYLLIWGVLPTASELHAFEHEITYHRRVKYRIRDMMKCFPESGHPMDALQASAAALGLFYSRRALDDPQYIRAAVVRLLAKIPTMVAAFQHIRKGNDPVQPRDDQNYAANFLYMLREQVPHELEARALDVCLTLHAEHTINASTFAAMVTASTLTDPYGVVASAVGTLAGPLHGGANEDVMQMIEQIGTVDQVEPFIERLLVEKARIPGFGHRVYKVKDPRATILQNLAKELFAEFGADTYYDIAVEIERVVVERLGHKGIYPNVDFYSGLVYRKLGIPNDLFTPVFAIARVAGWLAHWKEQLNHNRIFRPTQIYVGGHDLPYISIEERTD; from the coding sequence ATGACCAGCTTCGCCTGTGAATATCGCCCGGGGTTAGAGGGGGTGCCGGTCACCCAGTCCAGCATTAGTTATGTGGATGGTCAGCAGGGCATTTTGGAATATCGGGGGATTCCCATTCAGGAATTGGCCGCCAAAAGTAGTTTTTTGGAGGTGGCTTACCTGCTCATTTGGGGGGTACTGCCGACGGCGAGTGAATTGCACGCTTTTGAACACGAAATCACCTACCACCGGCGGGTGAAATACCGCATCCGGGACATGATGAAATGTTTTCCCGAAAGTGGCCACCCCATGGATGCGCTCCAGGCGTCGGCGGCGGCTTTGGGGCTGTTTTACTCCCGGCGGGCGTTGGATGACCCCCAGTACATTCGGGCGGCGGTGGTGCGCCTATTGGCGAAAATTCCCACGATGGTGGCGGCGTTTCAACACATCCGCAAAGGCAATGACCCGGTGCAACCCCGGGACGACCAAAACTATGCCGCCAATTTCCTCTATATGTTGCGGGAACAGGTGCCCCATGAACTGGAAGCCCGGGCGTTGGATGTGTGTTTGACCCTGCACGCTGAACATACGATCAATGCGTCCACCTTTGCGGCGATGGTTACGGCATCCACCCTGACCGACCCCTACGGCGTAGTGGCTTCGGCAGTGGGTACCCTGGCGGGGCCATTGCACGGGGGGGCGAATGAGGATGTGATGCAAATGATTGAACAAATCGGCACGGTAGATCAAGTGGAACCGTTTATTGAACGATTGCTGGTGGAAAAAGCCCGCATTCCTGGGTTTGGGCATCGGGTCTATAAGGTGAAAGACCCCCGGGCCACAATTTTGCAAAACCTGGCTAAGGAATTGTTTGCGGAATTTGGGGCAGACACCTACTACGATATTGCGGTGGAAATTGAACGGGTGGTCGTAGAACGGCTGGGACACAAGGGCATTTATCCGAATGTGGATTTTTATTCCGGTTTGGTCTATCGCAAACTAGGAATTCCCAATGATTTATTTACCCCCGTATTTGCCATCGCCCGGGTAGCGGGTTGGTTAGCCCATTGGAAGGAACAATTAAACCACAATCGCATTTTCCGTCCCACCCAAATTTATGTGGGGGGTCACGATTTACCCTACATTTCTATTGAAGAACGGACGGATTAG
- the rsmH gene encoding 16S rRNA (cytosine(1402)-N(4))-methyltransferase RsmH, with protein MIPDGGHIPVLPQAVLDYLQPRAGAHFLDATVGLGGHSELLLQTPGIQLTAIDRDGEALALAQRRLQGYPVTWWQGNFSEYPGGEFDGILADLGVSSLHLDTPGRGFSFRHPGPLDMRMDQRQTLTAATLVNQASETELVALFSRYGEAPFARRIARRIVQNRPFTDTLRLADTIRQGLPPGARYGRIHPATQVFQALRVAVNGELESLERFLERAPTWLKPGGRLVVISFHSLEDRLVKWAFRRHEGLEILTPKPITPSAQEQRQNPRSRSAKLRSAQRR; from the coding sequence ATGATACCGGATGGGGGGCACATTCCCGTATTACCGCAGGCGGTGCTGGACTATCTGCAACCCCGAGCGGGAGCGCATTTTCTGGATGCAACGGTGGGCTTGGGGGGGCATAGTGAATTATTGTTACAAACCCCGGGGATTCAGTTAACCGCTATTGACCGGGATGGGGAGGCTTTAGCCCTGGCGCAACGGCGGTTGCAGGGGTATCCGGTGACCTGGTGGCAGGGAAATTTTAGCGAGTATCCGGGGGGGGAATTTGACGGCATTCTGGCGGATTTGGGGGTGAGTTCCCTGCATTTGGATACCCCAGGGCGGGGGTTTAGTTTTCGCCACCCTGGACCTCTGGATATGCGGATGGACCAACGGCAAACCCTGACGGCGGCCACGTTGGTGAACCAGGCCAGCGAGACGGAGTTGGTGGCCCTGTTTAGCCGCTATGGGGAAGCCCCCTTTGCCCGCCGCATTGCTCGCCGGATTGTGCAAAACCGCCCCTTTACCGATACGTTGCGTTTGGCGGACACCATTCGGCAGGGTCTGCCACCGGGGGCCCGGTATGGGCGCATCCACCCAGCAACTCAGGTCTTTCAAGCCCTACGGGTGGCGGTGAATGGGGAGTTGGAGAGCTTGGAGCGATTTTTGGAACGGGCACCCACTTGGCTGAAACCGGGGGGGCGGTTGGTGGTCATCAGTTTTCACAGTCTGGAGGACCGGTTGGTGAAATGGGCATTCCGTCGGCATGAAGGGCTGGAAATTTTAACTCCCAAACCGATTACCCCCAGTGCCCAGGAACAGCGGCAGAATCCCCGTTCCCGCTCGGCGAAATTGCGCTCAGCCCAGCGACGGTAA
- a CDS encoding mechanosensitive ion channel family protein, giving the protein MPMRLHFIYRMFAVWLITLTTVLFPVQVGWGQLPIPQQQSQVVLPSHVTRYGNIETTDVVFDGKSLFTIASPTVRDRNNANKLIPVEIRAELIEANLRRIVAPYTQNLLDNREPKVIISVATLNNETVILGRTEDQKQNITILTVTELDSSYNGIPIPELAEAWRGIIQNNLQEAISQRTPKALLGQIYQAVQALIFVLFISLILLGLQYFINRRKLYIQKQIMTLKNTPKQPEQPSPNTHGLNRQRIEFINHIKSYFDYEHRKKVISLFEYILLWIQFAVWLAGVSYILAIFPQTRAVANQLLHLPILWLSMWFVTGLGSKAGDFLIDRLQQAWEKYNLFETGELTRKSLRISTTMETLRGVKNALIYFIRTSYILNTLGVPISSIFALGGLIALAISLGSQNVIKDIINGLLILWEDQFGIGDIVQIGEYTGMVESMSLRITQLRNPEGCLITIPNSSIIKVSNLTRLWSRVNFEILVDCQTDPTQALQVLKKVTQEFYADPDWRQSLMEFPEVLGIDAAGHEGLLLRVWLKTQPGQQWLVGREFRRRVVQSLAQNGIALGRPHQVWEDSDAKYRQPT; this is encoded by the coding sequence ATGCCGATGCGATTGCATTTTATCTATCGAATGTTCGCTGTATGGTTAATCACGTTAACAACGGTGCTATTCCCTGTCCAAGTGGGTTGGGGACAACTTCCCATTCCCCAGCAACAATCCCAGGTCGTTTTACCAAGTCATGTCACCCGTTATGGAAATATCGAAACTACTGATGTGGTATTTGATGGGAAAAGTTTATTTACAATTGCCTCACCGACGGTGCGAGATCGTAATAATGCTAATAAACTGATCCCAGTTGAAATTCGGGCGGAACTGATTGAAGCCAATTTGCGCCGGATTGTGGCACCTTACACACAAAACCTACTCGATAATCGTGAGCCTAAAGTAATCATTTCTGTGGCGACGTTGAACAATGAAACCGTAATTTTAGGTCGGACAGAAGACCAAAAACAAAATATTACCATTCTGACGGTTACAGAGCTTGATTCGTCTTACAATGGCATCCCTATCCCCGAACTTGCTGAAGCATGGCGAGGTATTATTCAAAACAATCTTCAAGAGGCTATTTCCCAGAGGACACCCAAAGCCCTCTTAGGTCAAATATACCAAGCGGTTCAGGCTCTTATTTTTGTATTATTTATTAGTTTAATTCTACTGGGATTGCAATACTTCATCAACCGCCGTAAATTGTATATACAAAAACAAATTATGACCTTAAAAAATACTCCAAAACAACCAGAGCAACCATCACCGAATACTCACGGCTTAAACCGACAAAGAATTGAATTTATCAACCACATTAAATCCTATTTTGACTACGAACATAGAAAGAAAGTAATTTCTTTATTTGAGTATATTTTACTGTGGATACAATTTGCAGTTTGGTTGGCAGGAGTATCCTATATTCTTGCGATTTTTCCCCAGACCAGGGCGGTTGCTAACCAGCTTTTACATCTGCCCATCCTATGGCTGAGTATGTGGTTTGTCACAGGTTTGGGCAGTAAAGCCGGGGATTTTTTGATTGACCGGTTACAGCAAGCCTGGGAAAAGTATAATTTGTTTGAAACCGGTGAACTGACCCGTAAGTCACTGCGAATTTCGACGACGATGGAAACCCTGCGGGGGGTGAAAAATGCGCTAATTTATTTTATCCGAACCAGTTATATACTTAATACATTAGGGGTACCAATTAGTTCGATATTTGCCTTGGGTGGTTTGATCGCTTTAGCTATTTCCCTGGGGTCACAGAACGTCATTAAAGATATTATCAATGGTCTTTTAATTCTTTGGGAAGACCAGTTTGGAATTGGGGATATTGTCCAAATTGGGGAATATACAGGTATGGTAGAAAGTATGAGTTTGCGGATTACCCAACTGCGGAATCCCGAGGGCTGTTTAATCACGATTCCCAACAGCAGTATTATCAAAGTTTCTAATTTGACTCGGCTGTGGTCACGGGTCAATTTTGAGATTTTAGTGGACTGTCAAACCGACCCTACCCAAGCCCTCCAGGTGCTCAAAAAAGTTACGCAGGAATTTTATGCTGACCCGGACTGGCGGCAAAGTTTGATGGAATTCCCGGAAGTGTTAGGCATTGATGCGGCTGGGCATGAGGGGTTACTTCTGCGGGTTTGGCTCAAAACCCAACCGGGACAGCAATGGCTGGTGGGTCGAGAATTTCGTCGTCGGGTTGTCCAAAGTTTGGCACAAAATGGGATTGCCTTGGGTCGTCCGCATCAGGTATGGGAGGACAGTGACGCAAAGTATCGCCAGCCCACCTAA
- a CDS encoding P-II family nitrogen regulator: MKKIEAIIRPFKLDEVKIALVNAGIVGMTVSEVRGFGRQRGQTERYRGSEYTVEFLQKLKLEIIVEDSQVDLVIDKVIAAARTGEIGDGKIFISPIEGAIRIRTGERDAEAV; the protein is encoded by the coding sequence ATGAAAAAAATCGAAGCGATTATCCGCCCTTTTAAGCTCGATGAGGTGAAAATTGCCCTGGTGAATGCGGGCATCGTGGGCATGACCGTCTCGGAAGTGCGGGGCTTTGGCCGCCAACGGGGGCAGACCGAACGGTATCGGGGTTCGGAATACACGGTGGAATTTTTACAAAAATTAAAACTGGAAATCATTGTGGAAGACAGCCAGGTGGACTTGGTCATTGACAAGGTAATTGCGGCGGCTCGCACCGGGGAAATTGGGGACGGTAAGATTTTCATTTCGCCGATTGAGGGGGCGATTCGTATCCGCACGGGCGAACGGGATGCGGAAGCCGTATGA
- a CDS encoding type II toxin-antitoxin system HicA family toxin: MKLPRDITGETLAIALNRFGYKIVRQTGSHLRLTTQKEGEHHITIPNHSPLKTGILNAILKDVASHFKISRDDLLKQLFD, from the coding sequence ATGAAGTTACCTCGTGACATCACAGGGGAAACATTAGCAATTGCTCTCAATCGTTTCGGCTATAAAATAGTACGTCAAACAGGTAGTCATCTTCGCCTCACGACACAAAAGGAAGGTGAACATCATATTACTATCCCCAATCATTCACCCCTCAAAACCGGAATACTTAATGCTATCTTGAAAGATGTTGCTTCTCATTTCAAAATTAGTCGAGATGATTTGCTGAAACAATTATTCGATTAA
- a CDS encoding class I SAM-dependent methyltransferase, with product MVGNWQDGYVIEIPYTQGFYHHLSPANLILCLLAKQVKFPPIGQPFTYCELACGHGLTTNLLAAAYPQGDFYATDFNPTHIHQARDLAAAAGLSNVTFSDQSFQEYLEADLPAFDFISLHGIYSWISPENRRVIQAFLQKYLKVGGVVYVSYNTLPGWGVLAPIQKLMNFYRGRSSGVAVERLKLALELVELLKTNQAVYLQHPWLASRLEQLKTQDVHYLVHEFFNEHWHPLYVDEVMTEMGHAKLSYVGSAHLVDHVDAFNLPPAAINHLATLSDPVLRELVRDFYLNSQFRRDVYVRGPVGMPGEAQAQILQNMAFILTVLPSLVKLEHQTTAGQVQLQASLYQPVVEHLAQGPVTVAELVTRLAPQGITLQQIGQTLIVLTGLGYAHPVVGEGGLCTERFNRVIVERAELGGELQFLASPVIGNGVKVSHLELLFLLAAQRQAPPVAFVSEILARRGLQLTHEGKVLDTPEATLGFLREQAVQFAQHGQPLLQRLGI from the coding sequence ATGGTAGGGAATTGGCAGGATGGTTATGTCATAGAAATCCCTTATACCCAAGGGTTTTATCACCACCTCAGTCCGGCGAATTTGATCCTGTGTTTGTTGGCGAAACAGGTGAAGTTTCCCCCGATTGGGCAACCGTTTACCTATTGCGAATTGGCCTGCGGGCATGGGTTAACCACCAATCTGTTGGCGGCGGCCTATCCTCAAGGGGACTTTTATGCAACAGATTTTAACCCCACCCATATTCATCAAGCCCGGGACTTAGCGGCGGCGGCGGGTTTGAGCAATGTCACCTTTAGTGATCAGAGTTTTCAGGAGTATTTAGAGGCGGATTTGCCTGCTTTTGATTTTATTAGTTTGCACGGGATTTATAGTTGGATTAGTCCTGAAAATCGCCGGGTGATCCAAGCCTTTCTCCAAAAATATCTGAAGGTGGGGGGGGTGGTTTATGTGTCCTACAATACTCTGCCGGGTTGGGGGGTGCTGGCGCCCATTCAAAAGTTGATGAACTTTTATCGGGGGCGGAGCAGTGGGGTAGCGGTAGAACGCTTAAAATTGGCTTTGGAATTGGTGGAATTGTTAAAAACCAATCAAGCGGTGTATTTACAACATCCTTGGCTGGCCAGTCGTTTGGAACAATTAAAAACCCAGGATGTGCATTATCTCGTGCATGAATTTTTCAATGAACATTGGCATCCCCTGTATGTGGATGAAGTGATGACGGAAATGGGTCATGCCAAATTAAGTTATGTGGGTTCGGCGCATTTGGTGGATCATGTGGATGCGTTTAATTTGCCCCCGGCGGCGATCAACCATTTGGCAACCTTGAGTGACCCGGTGTTGCGGGAATTGGTGCGGGATTTTTACCTCAATAGCCAGTTTCGCCGGGATGTGTATGTGCGGGGGCCGGTCGGAATGCCTGGGGAAGCCCAGGCGCAGATTCTACAAAATATGGCTTTTATCTTGACGGTTTTGCCCAGTCTGGTGAAGCTGGAACATCAAACCACGGCGGGACAGGTGCAATTGCAGGCGAGTTTGTATCAGCCGGTGGTGGAGCATTTGGCGCAGGGGCCGGTGACGGTGGCGGAATTGGTGACCCGCTTGGCTCCCCAGGGGATAACGTTACAGCAGATCGGCCAGACGTTGATTGTGCTGACGGGGTTGGGGTATGCCCATCCGGTGGTGGGGGAGGGTGGGTTGTGCACGGAGCGGTTTAACCGGGTGATTGTGGAACGGGCGGAACTGGGGGGGGAATTGCAGTTTTTGGCGAGTCCGGTGATTGGTAATGGGGTGAAGGTTTCCCATTTGGAACTGCTGTTTTTGTTGGCGGCGCAACGGCAGGCACCCCCGGTGGCGTTTGTTTCAGAGATTCTCGCCCGGCGGGGATTGCAACTCACCCACGAGGGCAAGGTGTTGGATACCCCGGAGGCGACCCTGGGGTTTTTGCGGGAACAGGCGGTGCAATTTGCCCAGCACGGACAACCCCTGCTGCAACGGTTGGGGATTTAA
- a CDS encoding SDR family oxidoreductase has product MVQPATELYLVTGATGQIGRRVVHQLRHQGQRVRAWVRLGSNYQDLADAGAELYFGDITQREDIWTAMTGVNYVISTHNHPQQILQIHLKSNLHLIEVAHKFGVECFTYISGLGVDQYARNAPLLEAKLAIENELLNRTLNYVILRPPLLNHYLLPWLRQLQKTGSLILTGDGHLRHAWISLDDLAHITVKATQNPAFRRQIFPVGGSPLSRWEVIHLYQKLTQSQPMIIPVPLPILDGVRWGLQWLQQEEDLGTLKTLFSHEFICGERDIKQLENHLDIQLEPLEQFLQRYLGLN; this is encoded by the coding sequence ATGGTGCAACCGGCGACCGAATTATATCTCGTGACGGGGGCAACGGGTCAAATTGGCCGGCGGGTGGTGCATCAACTGCGACACCAGGGCCAGCGGGTACGGGCATGGGTGCGGCTGGGATCAAACTATCAAGATTTAGCGGATGCGGGCGCAGAATTATATTTCGGGGATATTACCCAACGGGAAGATATTTGGACAGCCATGACCGGTGTCAATTATGTGATCAGCACCCACAATCACCCTCAGCAAATTCTTCAGATTCATCTCAAAAGTAATTTGCATCTCATCGAAGTTGCCCATAAATTTGGGGTGGAATGTTTCACTTATATTTCGGGTTTGGGTGTGGATCAATATGCCCGGAATGCACCCCTTTTGGAAGCTAAATTAGCCATTGAAAATGAATTGCTGAATCGTACATTAAACTATGTCATTTTACGCCCGCCCTTACTTAATCACTATCTGTTACCCTGGTTGCGGCAATTGCAGAAAACCGGAAGTTTAATTTTAACCGGGGATGGACATTTGCGCCATGCTTGGATTAGTTTGGATGACCTAGCCCATATTACCGTAAAAGCCACCCAAAATCCTGCATTCCGGCGACAGATTTTCCCCGTAGGTGGGTCGCCCCTCAGCCGTTGGGAGGTAATTCACCTGTATCAAAAACTCACCCAGTCCCAACCCATGATTATCCCAGTGCCATTGCCAATCTTAGATGGGGTACGGTGGGGTTTACAATGGTTGCAACAGGAGGAAGACCTCGGTACTTTGAAAACCCTATTCAGCCATGAATTTATTTGCGGTGAAAGGGACATTAAACAGTTAGAAAATCACCTTGATATTCAACTCGAACCCCTCGAACAATTCTTGCAACGTTATTTGGGATTGAATTGA
- the psaK gene encoding photosystem I reaction center subunit PsaK, with translation MNSLLLTVPTTVPWSPSVAVVMVGCNLFAVAIGYYAIEGKGVGPALPLPELFKGFGVPELLATAALGHLLGTGMVLGLANSGLL, from the coding sequence ATGAATTCCCTACTGTTGACCGTACCGACGACGGTGCCCTGGTCCCCCAGTGTGGCTGTGGTGATGGTGGGTTGCAATTTGTTTGCGGTGGCGATTGGTTATTACGCCATCGAGGGCAAGGGGGTGGGGCCGGCTCTGCCTTTGCCGGAGTTATTCAAAGGGTTTGGGGTACCGGAGTTGTTGGCGACGGCGGCGCTGGGGCATCTGTTGGGGACGGGGATGGTGTTGGGTTTGGCCAATTCGGGACTGCTCTAA
- a CDS encoding site-2 protease family protein: MQGGIRVGSLFGIPLYLDPSWFVIALLVTWANRLRWRQLYPDWPGSWVWGMGFLLALGLFGSVLLHELGHSLVAKAQGVKVRSITLFLFGGVATLEQESRTPMQALRVAIAGPLVSLGLAVGFMGLTQQLGSSPWGRITQELMAMNWILGVFNLIPGLPLDGGQVLKACIWQVTGSPFRGVQWAAAFGWALGTLGMVLGIFAFLGGAAGGLWLALIGWFMASNAQTYRQYSVLQEILLKTRVHQIMSRDFRVLGAELCLRDFVDLYCLPAQTPEIYFAEADGRYLGLVDSGRLSRIERSQWATTSLAAIVIPLDELPSIREQDSLAQAIITLGDAHAWLLVRSPAGGVQGLVMRGDVLKPLAPFLGLSGTDLERVNREGRYPQGLNLVPLAQKALELSATLPETQH; encoded by the coding sequence ATGCAAGGGGGAATCCGGGTCGGTTCATTATTTGGCATCCCCCTGTACCTCGACCCGTCCTGGTTTGTGATCGCCCTGTTGGTGACCTGGGCCAATCGTCTGCGCTGGCGGCAGTTGTACCCGGATTGGCCGGGGAGTTGGGTATGGGGCATGGGCTTCCTGTTGGCGCTGGGACTGTTCGGCTCGGTATTACTGCATGAGTTGGGGCACAGTCTGGTGGCGAAGGCGCAGGGGGTGAAGGTGCGCTCGATCACCCTGTTTTTGTTTGGGGGGGTGGCGACTTTGGAGCAGGAATCCCGTACCCCCATGCAGGCGTTGCGGGTGGCGATTGCGGGGCCGCTGGTGAGTCTCGGGCTGGCGGTGGGGTTCATGGGCCTCACCCAGCAGTTGGGGAGTTCTCCCTGGGGGCGGATCACCCAGGAGTTGATGGCGATGAACTGGATTTTGGGGGTTTTTAACCTGATTCCAGGTCTCCCCTTGGATGGGGGACAGGTGCTCAAGGCCTGCATTTGGCAAGTGACGGGCAGTCCGTTTCGGGGGGTGCAGTGGGCGGCGGCCTTTGGTTGGGCGTTGGGTACCCTGGGGATGGTGTTGGGCATATTTGCCTTTTTGGGTGGGGCGGCGGGAGGGCTGTGGCTGGCCTTGATTGGCTGGTTTATGGCCAGCAATGCCCAGACCTATCGGCAGTATAGTGTCCTGCAAGAAATTCTTTTGAAAACCCGGGTTCACCAGATCATGAGCCGGGACTTTCGGGTCTTGGGGGCAGAATTGTGTCTGCGGGATTTTGTGGATTTGTATTGTTTGCCCGCCCAAACCCCGGAGATTTATTTTGCTGAGGCGGATGGGCGTTATTTGGGCTTGGTGGACAGCGGGCGATTGTCCCGGATTGAACGCAGTCAGTGGGCCACCACGTCCCTGGCGGCGATTGTGATCCCCTTGGACGAATTGCCCAGCATCCGGGAGCAGGACAGCCTGGCCCAGGCAATCATTACCCTGGGGGATGCCCATGCTTGGTTGCTGGTGCGTTCTCCGGCGGGGGGGGTGCAGGGCTTGGTGATGCGGGGGGATGTGCTGAAACCGTTGGCACCCTTTTTGGGACTGAGTGGGACGGACTTGGAGCGGGTGAACCGGGAGGGGCGTTATCCCCAGGGCTTGAATTTAGTCCCCTTGGCGCAAAAAGCCCTGGAATTGTCCGCCACGCTCCCAGAAACCCAGCATTAA
- a CDS encoding 2-oxoisovalerate dehydrogenase → MTAQQVNQPSSLIKEIIFLVEEDVEGGYCAQALGESIFTQADDLESLRLMVRDAVECHFLNPEERPRVIRLHIVRDEVFTL, encoded by the coding sequence ATGACGGCACAGCAAGTAAATCAGCCATCTAGTCTAATTAAGGAAATTATTTTTTTGGTTGAAGAAGATGTGGAAGGCGGTTATTGTGCCCAGGCATTAGGGGAATCGATTTTCACACAAGCTGATGATCTGGAATCTCTGCGATTAATGGTTAGAGATGCTGTGGAATGTCACTTTCTTAATCCAGAGGAACGACCTCGGGTGATTCGGCTACACATTGTACGGGATGAGGTCTTTACTTTATGA
- the groES gene encoding co-chaperone GroES, translating into MATITLNVSTVTPLGDRVLVKVSQSEEKTAGGILLPDTAKEKPQIGEVAAVGPGKRDEDGKRQPLEVKVGDKVLYSKYAGTEIKIGSEEYVLLAEKDILATVK; encoded by the coding sequence ATGGCAACCATCACGTTGAATGTCTCCACCGTCACCCCGTTGGGAGACCGGGTACTGGTGAAAGTGAGTCAATCTGAGGAAAAAACCGCCGGGGGCATCCTCCTGCCCGACACCGCCAAGGAGAAACCCCAAATTGGCGAAGTAGCCGCCGTGGGTCCTGGCAAACGGGATGAGGATGGGAAACGGCAACCCCTAGAAGTCAAAGTCGGCGACAAGGTGCTGTACTCCAAGTACGCTGGCACCGAGATCAAAATCGGCAGTGAGGAATACGTCCTGCTGGCGGAAAAAGACATTCTCGCTACGGTCAAGTAA